DNA from Tripterygium wilfordii isolate XIE 37 chromosome 15, ASM1340144v1, whole genome shotgun sequence:
CTTGGAAGAAATGTCTTCTTGTGTGTGGATCATGAACATATATACTAAATTGTAGTCTTAATTAGGATGGTTGTGTCTGAGTGGATGTGGATTGGTGTTTGAGTTTCAGTATCTATCAACTTCTCATTTTGGTTTAAGTTGTCATCAACACAAACCAGCTTCAACAACATGAAGAAATTTAACATGGAATGTGCTTTTCTTTTAGAATCTTTTGTCAACTAGCATGGATACTTCAGTCCAAACTcctaattattattttcaatgTAAAAAAAGGTGAATTAataatgaataataataatttgtggAATCTTGGTTCTGCAACttcatggggaaaaaaaaaaaaaaggagaaaggaGAAAGGAGAATCAATATATATTGGCCAGCAGCCATCACCACTAGGATAAGGATTGAATCACTAAAGTACACAGCTTCTATATCattacctttttttaaaaaaactttaaaattaatttgagttGTCAATTAGCAATTTTCCATTGGTTAATGACTCATCAAGCAAATTTAATCATTGATAATTGGTGGATTAGTACAAAGATGTCATTATATCTATACTTAATCATGATTAAACaaactatatgatatttattgtTGCTCTCCCTCTTTTAATAATATCCACTAAAAATTTTGACTTTGGTAACTTCGTTCAATGTGGCAAAGTTGGTCCCTGTTTTTGGATCTTTGCCTCTAGAGTGGACATGGCTTTGTtggcatgtattttttttttaaatgggaaggGGATTCAAATTTTAATCATCAAagtgatacacatcatcttaTCACGCCAACTAATAACTCGTGTGTTGTTGGCATGTATTTACATCCAACTTGTATTAGCTTAAACAAATTCGATAGTATAATATAAAGTAATTCTCCAGCAAGGGTCTTTATTTTGttaaaataaatacatatatttttaagCCGTTGGATTTATGAATTGACTGAAAGTAAACCCTACACCctaaaaatcaaaaccctaaatgGTAGAATCCTAAACTCTATACCTAAATCCTAAAacttaaactctaaaccctaaattttatttttttatgttttgagtTTTTTCCCTGACATCTTAGAAGAGGTATTTATTTTAGCTCAAATAACTAAATAAGCATCCTTGCTGGAGAGTTTCTGGTTATTGGAGAGTCGGGACAAAACAACCCCAATAACCCGTTGAAGCTACGTGAGTAGACGTCGTCTTTTGTCCGTTTATGGCTTATGAAACAAAAACCAATCGCGAGAGTAGGAATAAAAAAGGGGACTCGCCGGGAGAAGGCCCAAAAAACTCTACTTTAGTATATaagtaatacatatatatatatctcctaTAATTGCTGTGGGTAACAAATGGAGGGTGTCTTGCTACCTACATTAATAATTTTGTTGAAACAAGAGGTGAATTGCAAGGTGAAGAACATAGATTAACGACCTCAAAAAATTTCTGAAAGAACATTACACCAAAACCTGTTgaaaggaggaagaaaaaaaagggattctattttttgtaaaaatgatACATAATATTTTACAGTTACAAATCTATTGTGAGCTCATTTATATGTTAACAAACCTTACAAGTTAAAAAGCAAAAATGCAGAAGTCTGGTCTTCATCACTTTCAGAGTTTCAGTCACCTAACAGCACACGAAACACATGCTTCTGGGTCGTGTTCTGTCTCGATCTTCAAGGCCTCTCAAGAATGATCGGATTGCAAGGTGCTCCGCAGCATATGTCTTGAACGATGCCAAAACTAGACCTCCGGCAACCATCAACCCTAACCTGTTTAAAGATAATGCGTCCATTTTTATAAACCAGTTTTCCTTTTCTGAGGATGGTATACAGCAacccatgaaaaaaaatatgatatgtACTAACAAGAATCTTCACTCCAACAAGTCATATATACtctggtaaaaaaaaataattacctAGGAAACAGAGCAGTTAtcccaaaaagaaaaggtaaagatGGGGCAGCAACCGCCAAAAATGCCATCCCCAACCCATAGTACCATGTCGCAAGAGCGCAAGACGACACTTGCCGTTGATGACCTGAAACACATCAAAGGTTCATCCAGTAATTTAAATGTAAGACTAAATAATGCAATGCAGATTACCATAGATAAGATGAAAATAGAAATAGTAAGCAAACCTTTTCCAGAATCATAATCCAATGATTCAGGATCAGAGGAAGACAACCCTACTGGAACAGCCACTGTCTTTCCCCATCTGTAGGTGAAGTGTAGAAAAGCtccaaataaaacaaagaaaattgtgAACGTCCACTCATACATTAAGAGCAAACCAGTCCATGGCATCACTTGCCGAGGCACAATTGCAAGAGCAAAACCAATGGACACTGCAGCAGCTATGAAAGACACGAGTACAGAAATCCCACCCAAATAGAGAGGCACCTTTGACTGTATAGCAGTGGAGAACTGTTGACAGCACAACAACGAATTGTAACTTACCATACATGATTGTacttataattaattataaagacCACAAAAGTCATCCAGTACTGGGCAATTGAACATTCCAATAGGACAGCACAACATTTCATTCAAGAACTGGAtcataaaaacaataaaaggaAATGTTCTCATTCAATCTAAGAGAAGGTTAAAGGAATAAACCTGATGGTTGGGATTAATTGAAGACGATGAAGAAACCCCATTATAAGCAAGTGCTCCATTGGATCTAACTACATGGCTGAGGTGTCTAATATGGTCGCAAAATGAACTTCTACAAAATGAACCAAAGTACTCTCGGATCTGCattgaatatattttttcttagaaatccaaataACAGTCACATGCAAGTCAAAttctaagaaactaaaattATCCAGAAAATGCTAACCTGAATAGATGAGCGATAACAACAGAAAAGTACAGTGAAAAGTGGTATAAAGAAGAGGAATTTCACAACAAGCTCATCATTTGGATTGCTGCCCCCTCCAGTACCAGGAAGGGTATCCGCAAGCTGTTCCCTAACATTCTGCGGTATAAGAAATGAAACATATGTCATATAGCTGGAAGTTCACATATCAAACCCCTTTAACTAGCCGAAAATAATTCCATAACGAATCTCTAGCACATTACACGAAAGTAAAACAAACTTTCCTCCTCCCCTACCCACACCACAGAAAATTGCACAATATCACACCgaaaaagaaagatgaaataaagaaagagCGACAGGTAACAGTGGCTAAGAGATCAGAAAATCCAATAAATTATCAGGCAAAGAAGTAGAAGCAAGTACCTGCCAAACATCAACAGGTTTAAGAAGCCATGATGTCCACCAGTCCCAAGGTTTAAGGGGGCCAAGAGTATAATGAATGATACAGAGTTCATTCTCATCTACCATCCACTGCATAGACAACACataacaaataagaacaccaagTTCTCAAGAAAAAGGCAAAGAATGGAAAGAAGAACAATAAACCGAAGAATGGAAAGAAAATTACTAGAGGATGGGTAAGCCATCCTCCACTAAGTGAATTCAGCTCAAATTAAACGTAAGCGATTTGCAGGGTTATGTATTTCATGCTATTGTCGTTGATATGCTTCGCTTCCCTACCCTCAGACAAATGTGTTGCAAATAATTTCTGTATCTGGTCCTTGGCATTACGCACGGAGGGTAAGAAGCAACAGAGCAACATAACTAATAAGTCTGTAGAACTAAATCATCAAAATAAGGTGTACATCGGTAATATTTATACCTTGTTAGCAAGCATGTACAGACCAACATCTGCATTATATAGAGTGGAAAGTCGCTGCATTTCAGGAACAGGCTTAGATTTTACCACCTCCAGGGGTATATTTGGCTCGAAAACATGTGCATTAGGAAAGTCAGAATAATATGAGTTCAGAAAACCCTGATCTCCTGTGATTATAGCAGAGCATCAGAAAGGAATTGTAATAAAGGCAAAAACCAATAAGACTGCAGTCCTCCAGCCAAATGTATGAAAAAGCGGCTAAGGAAACAAATATGTTACAATGTACACACACCAGAAAGTCCAAAGTTAGTTACGGTAAACCATTGCATCAGAATGCCATGTGCTGTACTTATGTAATTTAAAGATGCAAAAGTTGGCTTTTTATGCAAAATAAGTAAATACTATGATTGGCAAGCATACAGAAAATAATCTTGTTTGGACATAATAGAGGCACTGATGCTGATAACAAATACATAGCTGCTTGAACATTCAACATTCCATAAGAAGAATTCCCAAACCATTACTTCTACTAGAATTAGAAACCATAGCAAGAACAATCAGTTTTTTCTTCATGAAATAAAAGCAAAGGCACAGAGATTAGACTTTTAGAAAATCCCAATCACATTACATGAAGGAGAGCAtcaaaactcatataaaagatATTAACACATGATGACAGCCATAAATAACACAAGAAAATGCTTTACCTCCAGTATAAGAAGGCAAAGTAGTCACTTTGCTCATCATGTCATTGAAAACTTTTTCAGATGGTTCAACCACCATGACTCCTGAATTCAGTCTCTCCGAATGCTTCAAGTTAGCACAGAATTTTCCACATTTAAATAAATCCTCTACATTTTTTACCACAATTGTATCCGCATCAAGATACACAACtgcaaaaacaaaattcaaggaACGTGATCCACAATAGCAGTATCCTGAGCAACAATACATATACCATAAAGGAAAGACCAGTAAAACCTCAAATTGATAGAGGTGAGTATTGCCAAGTTTAATTTGCGAGAGAAAAATGTAAGATCCAAGCATCCAAACCTAGAGTAGACATAATATGCATGTGCAAAATAAGAAAACTGATTTGCAGATGAGCTCAGTTAGCTCATAAATGCTCTacataaatgattattttatattttgggAAACCACAACAATTAACATACAACACCTCACTAGCCTCCAGTGATAAGAAGAACGAAAAGATGTGATAGTTTTTGTCTTCAGACGGAATAGTATCCTAATGCAAAACTAAATACATAAATTTGAAGCCATTGCAAGTGATTATAGAAGCTGGAATTGTACCTTTCTTGTAGTTGGTCATGTTAAAAATTTTTAGTTTGGTGTAGACACCCCAAAACCTCTTCGGACGCACTTGATTGGGGTTCGCCAACAGACTAATCTTCTCTACTAACCATCCATCAGCCTGGAAGAACATTGTACAAATTACAAACCAAGACAACACGATGGatattcaaaaaagaaagttCCAAAGTAATAATAATTGAACTCCACTACTCTCTCCACTCAATAGATTCATCAAAATGGATTTATTAAcagtgacaaaaaaaattccaaaattttatatcaaatttcctCAGCGAAAACTTCCTAATTCGGAAATTACGCATTAATTGAGTTCATGGAAACCTAAAATAACAAACGAATGGTTGTTTACGCACCTTGAGAAGCTTCTTGGCGTAATCCGAGACGCCATCGGAGACGAGAACCACCATGTCCTTCTTCGATCCGGTGTTGCGTATTGATTTCCCCAGAACCCTGACTCCCAATAAGAACTCATCTCCGTACAGAAGCGTCACATACGCCTCGTCCGTCGACTTCGACGATCCAAGCGAAGCTGCCGTAGTAATTCCAGTCGAGACCAGCAAAACTACCAGTAGCAAAAACCAAAACTTGCGTATTTTCATAATTAACCAAACGGATATCCTGGTTTTCCGATGCcgattttctcgagaaaatgaGGAATCCCGGATCTTTTAATAATACCGCAACCGCATAATCACTAGTTATGCGAGAGGATCAGCCTTATTCACCCATAGACGGAAGATTTAGCAAGGGAgggataagaaaaaaaaaaaaaacagtaatttACTTATAATAatgattaaataaaatttaaggggtaaacatgaaaataaaaattagatacTTTACCTCGCTCTGCAATCGAGGAGATGTTAAATGTTACTTTTTGATAACTGAcaaatagatcatgttacaacTTTATCATTCACATACGGAGATGTTCTTTGATCAAATTTTGCTGCGATTCGTTCGATCAACATGCTAATCGAAACAAGTAAGGATGGTAGAAAATGAAACTACACCTTCATTATGCTCTACTAAACTCTTCCCTCCCATTCAATCCGGATGGAATGCTTAGCTCCCATTCTCACTTAACCTCTCTACTTAACTCTTAAAAATGTTAAGCAAAGCCCTCTGAAGTTGGGTGTAGTGGCATAAAGAGACTAGGCAAGTTAGGACACCACCACCAAAGGAAGGACAACAGAGACAACATCCAAACCATTTTTCTCCCCAAAATCCAATGCTGTCTTCTACTCTTCTCTGTTAAAGAGTCTTAGAAATTGAGTAAGAAGAGCTTGTATACTTGAATCTTCTACAACAAGTCTCAATATCACTCCATGTCTCTTCATTCATCATATCAAGACCTTAGACCTCCATCATTGACCATAATTACTGGTGCACTTGAAGTGTAAACGATGATGCTCTCGTGTTTTTCATTCatccacacccttaaaaagtAGTGTGTATTTTAAGTGCACAATTTAACAATAGTATATTAGATGTCATATATACTCTATGGGCTTGGTGATAGCTGGATCTTGGGCTGTCATGTATGAGAGCTACAAAGCCTACAACGCTGGATTAAATGGGCCCAATTCAAGCCTGATTGAAATGAGGTCCCACTATATAAAAAAGAGGCCAGGCCCAAGTTAATAAGATTGCCAAAATAATTTGCAACTGGTGATTGGGAAATAATACTGTATTTGGAAGTTGAACCCCAACCACCAAGTATCTCATGTGCACTCCACAATCAGGATTACCCATCATAACACCCATGATGATGAAATGATTGAGTTGCTTTGGAATAAAGCCATGTGGGGACAACAACTGTTGTATCCCCACCCCTCTatttcatatatacatacactataatatatatatacacacacatgtaaGTAACCAAAACATGACAAGGCAATTTTAGGGAATGTCCCCACAAATAATGGGGCacttgggttgggttgggttagtCCACTCCCAAGGAAGCTGCCCTTTGCACTTGCACATGGCCTCCAGCCTTGATTTATTATACAAcatctattaattaattttcttaatttataataaaatcgTTGTgctacttgaaaaaaaaaaatttgtgaacaATTTTCCTTTGGGACCTACCCTTTATCTCCCTCATGAAAAGTTCCAAGTCCATTGTTTTTTATATCTTAACATGGAGAGATACTCTTGTACCAAATCAATCATGTTATGTGAAATTAAAAAACTTTAGCCATGATGAGCCTCTTCAaggtacaattttttttttaaaattattgctTAAATGAATTATGAAAGTTGAATTGTTATATTAACAGAAGCACTCTGGGATTGACGCAGTGCGAAAGTATGAATCGATTGATTGGTTCACGATTAAGTCAACATAATTTGAAATCCatcaagaaaattgagagaactAAAAAAacgtaaatttattttattttatttcaaaaatttaaAGATTACTTAGTCCGACGACTTAtaaccctataaatactaaaattataaaactcttacatatatatgaaattaccaaaaaaaaaactaataataaaattagaaatattaatttgattagaatttctattaacaaataaaaataaaacccttaataacataataataaaaataaaaattcctaaTAATTAAGTAATAATACCAAACGTGTCCTACATCAGGGATGGTAAAAGAAGTTGAAGAGATTTTACTAGTTTAACTCCCACTTGGGTTGACCAAGATCAATAATGCAAGTGTAGAAGAATATTATCACTTAATCAGTTGAAACTGAAACACATACTCTCCATGTTTTATTGTCTGGGAGATTCTAATAACTCCAAAGCTTGACAGTCACTGGTTAGAGATGATTAGCTGTTGCATATCCCAAGAACCCACGAATCCCTAATAAACTAATCTCCTTCTGCAGATGCTTCCAAGGCATATAAACACATTCCAACCCCTTTATTTCCTTCCACAAGACCCAAAAATGGCACCCAATTAGTGGTAACAGAGAAGAACAAACAGAATGTATAGCAACAAAATGAAAACCCTTTTGTTGTTCTACTGTTGCATTGGTttctctcttgttcttgctcaaaatgtgccaaatgatGAATTGTCAACTTTGCTGTCGATAAAGTCCAGCATTGTCGATCCCTCAAATCGACTCAGAGACTGGAAAATGCCAAGCAATGCAGCAGATGATCATAGTTTTGTCCATTGTAATTGGACTGGAGTTTGGTGCAACTCCAATGGCCTGGTGGAGAAGCTTGACGTCTCCAACATGAATCTCAGTGGAAGTTTATCTGAACACATTGAAGGCTTACGCAGTCTTTCTTCTCTCAACATTTGCTGCAATGGGTTTGCTTCTTCATTGCCAAAATCCCTGTCGAATTTGACGTTCCTAAAGAGCATTGATGTGAGTCAAAACAACTTCATTGGCAGCTTCCCATCTGGTTTTGGAAGAGCATCAGGACTGACTTCAGTTAACGCGTCGAGCAACAATTTCTCAGGCTTCCTGCCTGATGATCTTGGCAATGCAACAGCACTGGAAAGCCTTGATTTTCGAGGGGGCTTCATTGAAGGTTCGATTCCTTCCTCTTTCAGGAATCTGCAGAAACTGAAGTTTCTCGGCCTTTCGGGTAACAATCTGAAAGGGAAGATTTCAAAAGAGCTTGGCCAAATATCTTCCTTGGAGATTATAATCCTTGGTTATAATGAATTCGAAGGAGAAATACCAGCAGAGATCGGAAATCTCACCAATTTGCAGTATCTTGACTTGGCAGTTGGCAGTCTCAGTGGTCAGATTCCAGCTGAACTGGGAAAACTGAAACAGCTTAATACAGTCTATCTGTATCAGAACAATTTTACAGGAAAAATTCCACCAGAACTCAGCAATGCTATATCATTAATGTTCTTGGATCTTTCGGACAATCAGATCACAGGGGAAATTCCAGTAGAGCTAGCAGAGTTGAAGAACTTACAACTTCTGAATTTGATGCGCAATCAACTAACTGGAACAATTCCAGACAAGTTTGGTCAGATGAACAAACTTGAGGTGCTTGAGCTATGGAAGAATTCTTTGACGGGTCCTTTGCCAACGAATCTGGGACAAAATTCACCCTTGCAGTGGTTGGATGTATCGTCGAATTCCTTGTCAGGTGAGATACCTCCAGGTTTGTGTTATTCTGGCAATCTTACTAAGCTCATTCTCTTCAACAATACCTTCTCTGGTCCAATTCCTATCAGCCTCTCGACTTGTAAGTCATTAGTTCGTGTAAGGATGCAGAACAATCTCATTTACGGGACAATCCCAGTTGGCTTGGGAAGTCTCCCAGTGCTTCAAAGACTGGAATTGGCAAACAACAGTCTCACTGGTCAAATACCAGATGATATCGGCTTGTCAACGTCACTTTCTTTCATTGATTTCTCCAAAAATCATCTCGAGTCATCTCTTCCTTACAACATTCTTTCCATTCCTAATCTTCAAATCTTCATTGCCTCCAATAACAACTTAGGAGGCAAAATCCCAACCCAGTTCCAAGACTATCCATCGCTTTCATTACTTGACCTTTCAAGCAATCATTTTAGTGGGAAAATTCCAGAGAGTATAGCTTCATGTGAAAAGCTGGTGAATCTAAACCTTCAGAACAACCAATTAATTGGTGAAATCCCCAAAGCATTAGCAACAATGCCCACATTAGCAATTCTTGACCTGTCAAACAATTCTCTGGTAAGTCAGATTCCACAGAACTTAGGAACCTCACCGgccttggaaatgctcaacctGTCTTACAACAAGCTTGAAGGTCCAGTTCCCTCCAATGGGATGCTAGCGACAATAAATCCAAATGACCTTGCTGGCAATGCTGGCCTTTGCGGGGGTATACTTTCACCATGCTACCAGAATTACTCCACTAAATCAAGACAGCAAGAGAATACCCATATCAATCACATCCTCATCGGATTCATTGTTGGAATCTCGGTAATATTCTCATTAGGCATCGCATTGTTCACTGGGAGATTGCTATACAATAGATGGGATTTGTACAACAGCTTTGTCTATGATTGGTTTAAGCAAAACAATAAAGAATGGCCCTGGAGACTGGTAGCATTCCAAAGGGTCAGCTTCACAAGCAGTGACATACTGGCTTGCATAAAGGAATCAAATATCATTGGCATGGGAGGAACGGGGATTGTCTACAAAGCAGAAGTCCATCGACCACACATGGTTGTTGCAGTAAAGAAGTTAAGGAGAACAGAACCTGATATTGAAAATGGAGATGATCTATTCGGAGAGGTGAGTCTCCTGGGGAAACTTCGACATAGGAACATTGTTCGGCTGTTAGGGTATCTTCACAATGAATCAGAAGTAATGATGGTATACGAGTACATGCCAAATGGGAATCTTGGAACAGCGTTGCATGGCAGAGAAGCTGGAAAGTTGTTGGTGGACTGGGTTTCAAGGTATAACATTGCAGTTGGTGTAGCACAAGGGCTGAACTACCTCCACCATGACTGCAATCCCCCAGTGATTCACAGGGATATCAAGTCCAACAACATACTTCTTGATGCAAATCTTGATGCCAGGATAGCAGACTTTGGGCTAGCGAGGATGATGCTTCATAAAAACCAGACGGTGTCAATGGTGGTAGGATCATATGGATATATAGCACCTGGTATGTCACAACTTTCACAATTATAGTTAGCTTCAAAATTTCCTGGAAACCAAGTTTTGCTAGAAAGTATCGGCCATATCTCTGCATTTCCTTTGATATTTTACTAACTGCAACTTATATTTTAAACTGTAACTTTTGACAGAATACGGATACACTTTGAAGGTTGACGAGAAGAGTGACATATATAGTTTTGGGGTTGTGCTTTTGGAACTTCTCACTGGTAAAATGCCCTTAGACCCTTCATTCGGAGAATCTACTGATATTGTTGAATGGGTCCGGAAGAagataaaaaacaaaagagctTTAGAAGACGCTCTAGATACCAACATAGCAGGCCAATGCAAACATGTGCAGGAAGAAATGCTTATTGTCCTCCGGATTGCGATTCTTTGTACTGCAAAACTTCCCAAGGATAGACCTTCAATGAGAGACATTACAACAATGCTTGGAGAGGCAAAGCCAAGAAGGAAAAGCATATGCCACAATGGGGTACATAACAATAACAGAGAGAAGCAAATATTTAGCAACTCACCAGTTATAGGACTTCTGTAGGATAAATTTTTTCAGGCTGCTATTTTCTGCAATCCACTACCCTGTAAATCCCTCTTCCCACTACTCAGGTCCCACAAAGTTCATCCGCAAGTATCAAGACAATGAATGTTCACAAGATTTATGCGATGGGATGAATGAATTTTCAATGTTACAGCACTTGAtcaattttatatcaaataatGTAAAGTATGGGAGGATTATCCCTTAATTTCTCTAGCCTCGGCATTAATACTAATGCAATACTTACCACTAAGTTACAATTTACACCAAAAATTTTGAGATTTTGTTGAATCGATTTTCATTACTATTAGTAACTGCTACTACTCAAGAATTTCTCTTTgatctttacctattgaaattCAAAACCAATGCAATTGCATGCTAAGTAACTTCAATTTGACGATTAAGGCTTTACTCTTCTTGTTCATGACTCGCTGACATAAGGGGACCCCCTCGCTGTAGCATAAACCCTACTTCAATAAGAGAGAACAGATATTGTACTCCAAAACTGAATATTTAAATAGAACGTCTAAACTATGGCAAATAAATCCAAGTACTTTACAATCAGTAACAGCAACAACACATACAGCATAAACAGAAAAATGTATCTGTTCTTCATCCTAAAATGAGTCCATGTAGCTTCACCAATCTAAGTGAATCATCAACCGTTAGTTCATGATAAAAAAATCCATTAATATCATTATCCACCAAAGCAGGAGcactttgaaataaaaattatataaggCAAAAATTCTAACCTCACTCAACCCTTGAATGGCTCCAGAGCGATCGACATTACTACTATCAGATTTAAAAGTGTCAAATAACCATGGAACCAGATCAGGTAAGTTGTCATCTCCCATTCCTCTAATAAGCGATCCAAAGGCCCTTGCTGCAACTGACCGAACTTCTGGAATTGGATCCACAAGAACCTATTAACATTTTCAATGCAAACAACAAGGGATAGTCTTATACAGAGCAAAATTTTGTCGCTTCAGCCAAATGTGCAGCTACAGTGAACCTATACCTCTTTCACTTCAGGAAGAAGCAACCCGATATAAGGGATCATATCCTTTGGTTCCATTACTAATAAACACATGTTTGTTTCAGCACTCCTCTCCCTCAGCCCTCTGTACTATTGGAACCAATAGCGCAAGCGAAGGAGCATCAATAGAATTAACAAAAGTTGTCTGCAACATACCCAATTACAATGCGAATTTAGAGCATTGAAGACTTCAATTTCATAATTCGAAGGAAAGGAAACAGTTATctttaaaataaaagataattaTTCCCACTATTCTTACTTGGAGGAGAACAATAAGAGAATATTTTGTATAGTCATTGGAATCTGTAAGACACTAAGACCCATCAAAAGAGGGGGAACAAGAGAAGATTTTTTGGGTTTCTAATAACATTCCCAACCTAAGAGCAAGCATAAGACAGTTAAGCACAAAAGTAACTATGGAACAAGCTACAAAATAATTCACAAGGAATTATATACCCTGCTGAAGGGCAGTCTGCCATGCTGACTGGACTTTTGGATGTGTATCCGTCAATACCTTTGACAATAAAAGGAATGAATATTAAGGCCGTAGATCAGCTTCAATCAGTGAGTTTTGCTGTATTTTGTCCGAAGGTAATAAATAATGATCCACATAGATGTATATGCAATAATTAATCAAAGGCTCTTGCAAAATTAGAAAGGTAATATAAGAATCATATCTGTACGTTGTTAAACAATCATATTGAGTCATATGCAGCCGTTAAGAAAAGTAACATCTTTCTAAGAGCAATAATCCAAAAAAGCTCTGACATTTTTAAGAAGTAGGGGGGGACACACATACGATTCCAAAGATGAAAAGCTCAAATAGTTTTGACACACAATGCCGATGAATCATCAGCACAATAATAGTTCACAAAATGGAGCACTTGAAACACACAACAGTTTCATCCAACTAAGACTGAACTCAGAAGACAATTTACTTCTGCATACAACGATTTTACCAACCTATTCAGCAAATACTACGGAAATTTTCTACTTCAGTTGGCAATGTGGAATAGATTATCCATGAGCATGGATTCACAGTAAT
Protein-coding regions in this window:
- the LOC120016033 gene encoding inositol phosphorylceramide glucuronosyltransferase 1-like; translated protein: MKIRKFWFLLLVVLLVSTGITTAASLGSSKSTDEAYVTLLYGDEFLLGVRVLGKSIRNTGSKKDMVVLVSDGVSDYAKKLLKADGWLVEKISLLANPNQVRPKRFWGVYTKLKIFNMTNYKKVVYLDADTIVVKNVEDLFKCGKFCANLKHSERLNSGVMVVEPSEKVFNDMMSKVTTLPSYTGGDQGFLNSYYSDFPNAHVFEPNIPLEVVKSKPVPEMQRLSTLYNADVGLYMLANKWMVDENELCIIHYTLGPLKPWDWWTSWLLKPVDVWQNVREQLADTLPGTGGGSNPNDELVVKFLFFIPLFTVLFCCYRSSIQIREYFGSFCRSSFCDHIRHLSHVVRSNGALAYNGVSSSSSINPNHQFSTAIQSKVPLYLGGISVLVSFIAAAVSIGFALAIVPRQVMPWTGLLLMYEWTFTIFFVLFGAFLHFTYRWGKTVAVPVGLSSSDPESLDYDSGKGHQRQVSSCALATWYYGLGMAFLAVAAPSLPFLFGITALFPRLGLMVAGGLVLASFKTYAAEHLAIRSFLRGLEDRDRTRPRSMCFVCC
- the LOC120016539 gene encoding leucine-rich repeat receptor-like protein kinase PXL1; this translates as MYSNKMKTLLLFYCCIGFSLVLAQNVPNDELSTLLSIKSSIVDPSNRLRDWKMPSNAADDHSFVHCNWTGVWCNSNGLVEKLDVSNMNLSGSLSEHIEGLRSLSSLNICCNGFASSLPKSLSNLTFLKSIDVSQNNFIGSFPSGFGRASGLTSVNASSNNFSGFLPDDLGNATALESLDFRGGFIEGSIPSSFRNLQKLKFLGLSGNNLKGKISKELGQISSLEIIILGYNEFEGEIPAEIGNLTNLQYLDLAVGSLSGQIPAELGKLKQLNTVYLYQNNFTGKIPPELSNAISLMFLDLSDNQITGEIPVELAELKNLQLLNLMRNQLTGTIPDKFGQMNKLEVLELWKNSLTGPLPTNLGQNSPLQWLDVSSNSLSGEIPPGLCYSGNLTKLILFNNTFSGPIPISLSTCKSLVRVRMQNNLIYGTIPVGLGSLPVLQRLELANNSLTGQIPDDIGLSTSLSFIDFSKNHLESSLPYNILSIPNLQIFIASNNNLGGKIPTQFQDYPSLSLLDLSSNHFSGKIPESIASCEKLVNLNLQNNQLIGEIPKALATMPTLAILDLSNNSLVSQIPQNLGTSPALEMLNLSYNKLEGPVPSNGMLATINPNDLAGNAGLCGGILSPCYQNYSTKSRQQENTHINHILIGFIVGISVIFSLGIALFTGRLLYNRWDLYNSFVYDWFKQNNKEWPWRLVAFQRVSFTSSDILACIKESNIIGMGGTGIVYKAEVHRPHMVVAVKKLRRTEPDIENGDDLFGEVSLLGKLRHRNIVRLLGYLHNESEVMMVYEYMPNGNLGTALHGREAGKLLVDWVSRYNIAVGVAQGLNYLHHDCNPPVIHRDIKSNNILLDANLDARIADFGLARMMLHKNQTVSMVVGSYGYIAPEYGYTLKVDEKSDIYSFGVVLLELLTGKMPLDPSFGESTDIVEWVRKKIKNKRALEDALDTNIAGQCKHVQEEMLIVLRIAILCTAKLPKDRPSMRDITTMLGEAKPRRKSICHNGVHNNNREKQIFSNSPVIGLL